The genomic window CAATGAATAAAAAGAGATGTTTCATATTAGTTATAATAAATTGAGTACAAGCAATAAAGCCTTTTAAAAGGCATGTCGATTGGGTTCTTTACAATACAACTAAAATAATGAATAAAATGATTTAAAAATATAGAATTTCTATACTTTATTAAGAATTAAATATTTTTTCGGAGATAAACCATAATGCTTTTTGAAACTGTTTGAAAAATGTTGGGTATGTGTAAATCCAAACTTTTCGGCAATTTCTGTATTCGATAGGGAATCTTCTAATAAAACATCTCTCACTTTTTCCATTCTTCTTATGGTAAAATAGTTATAGATAGTGTGCCCAAAAACTTCATGGAAAAGTTGTTGGATTAAATGTTTTTCCACACCAGAATCTTCCACTAATTTAGCCACATCTGGCTTCTGAGAGAGGTTTTCTAAAATGCTTTCTCTAATTTTAAATAAAGCGGCAAATTCTTTATTAGTAATTCGTTTTGCACTATTCCCTGCTTCGATATCGACTTTCTTTAAGCTATTAATAAATATGTAATACAATTCTTGCATCTTTACTGATAGCACTTTTGTCTGCAATGTTGGTGAATAGTTCAATATCTCTATCAACATCAAGCGGAAAGCGTATAAATCGGGTTGTTCTTCGAAGAAGTGAAAGAACTGTTTTTTATTAAGAAAATAATGACTTGCCTGATAATTATCAATTTCATTTAAAGCTTCTTCAGAAAAGAATAATTGGATGTGTTTTAATAACTGTCCTTTTCTAACGGTACCATCAATAGCCAAATCTTTAGTACAGGTATGGAAGCCTTTCCATTTTATTTCATGTTGGTTATTCTCTTCGTTAGACTCAATCCAGATATCTGTATTAAAAAATGAAGCAACGTATTTAAAATATTCGGATTCGGAATAATCAATTTGAATGCTTAGATCTTGAAAAACTTCAATTCTATACATCATAAAATAATTGGAGGGATGTATTTTATAGAAATAGATGAATCCCTTACCAATTTCATTATCAATTTTAAGATAGTTAGGATGAATAAACTCTCCTTGAAAATAGTTTTGTAACCACTGTTTATGCTGATTGAAGTCGTGTATTTTTTTTCCTTTCATCTCAAAAAATCGATTAGAAATATCAAATAATATTCAAACATAAAAAAAACACCCTTTAAACAAAAGGTGTCTTTCCTTACAATTGCTATTTACTTGTCTATTTATCTTTATTCTCTTATCAATTTTATATCAAGTGAAGTTTGTTTGATTAGTTTTGTTTCTACATCATTTAATGTTTACATACTTAATACAACCTAAAGCTTTGCACCCCTATTTTCATTAACATCAGATAACATAAAACTGAATTTCAGACACTTACAGCCATAAAAATAAAACCTTTTAATATCATTAACAGCTACTCAGTTAGTTTAACATTGAAAATTTCATCTTTGCTAGGATAATTGTGTTATTGGCATTGTTAAACTAGTTACAATCAAAAAAACTAAATGATGATTACTAGAAAGAAAAATGAATTGTATGAAATAAAGCATGAAAATGGGAAATTCTTTCTGTATAAAAACAAGCAGCATATAAAGACTTTCCATAATGAATTGATTGCTAT from Flammeovirga yaeyamensis includes these protein-coding regions:
- a CDS encoding helix-turn-helix transcriptional regulator; this translates as MKGKKIHDFNQHKQWLQNYFQGEFIHPNYLKIDNEIGKGFIYFYKIHPSNYFMMYRIEVFQDLSIQIDYSESEYFKYVASFFNTDIWIESNEENNQHEIKWKGFHTCTKDLAIDGTVRKGQLLKHIQLFFSEEALNEIDNYQASHYFLNKKQFFHFFEEQPDLYAFRLMLIEILNYSPTLQTKVLSVKMQELYYIFINSLKKVDIEAGNSAKRITNKEFAALFKIRESILENLSQKPDVAKLVEDSGVEKHLIQQLFHEVFGHTIYNYFTIRRMEKVRDVLLEDSLSNTEIAEKFGFTHTQHFSNSFKKHYGLSPKKYLILNKV